A section of the Pseudorasbora parva isolate DD20220531a chromosome 2, ASM2467924v1, whole genome shotgun sequence genome encodes:
- the LOC137049094 gene encoding G-protein coupled receptor 183-like yields MESQLRRDTRFSYILRSNLPPSNVTTDSVNATHVFSVFEGCEQMAGGIIFDLAIQSFNVIIGIPANILVIASLINTRNEPSTSDIFLGCLAFMDVYFGFMTIIAFLNFYHWHSAMAWRAMKFSYGVKDTSGPLFLSCVCLDRFIAVLFPIAFGQLKDIKYRIGLSIVVLLLTFAYASAKTVGGLPNFEKVFTGEVLFAFTWMVVCNMAILWALKRSRGSGKDEMHPMKRKAFKMVLSILIIIVSNYLPPVALFPFEDHYPPKIFTCYVQPVGFAFLNISSTIQPLTYLSRLEKVPFLPESCVKKLSCKKQDKPKE; encoded by the coding sequence ATGGAGAGTCAACTCCGTCGCGACACAAGATTCAGCTACATCCTCAGAAGCAACCTGCCCCCTTCTAACGTGACTACCGATTCAGTCAATGCCACGCACGTCTTCAGTGTGTTTGAAGGGTGTGAACAAATGGCGGGTGGTATCATTTTTGACCTAGCTATACAATCCTTCAACGTGATCATAGGAATACCTGCCAACATCCTGGTGATAGCAAGCCTAATAAACACCCGGAATGAGCCTTCAACTTCTGACATCTTCCTGGGCTGCCTGGCTTTCATGGACGTCTACTTCGGATTCATGACTATCATAGCTTTCCTTAATTTCTACCACTGGCACAGTGCTATGGCCTGGAGGGCTATGAAATTCTCTTATGGCGTTAAGGACACCAGTGGCCCGCTCTTCCTCTCGTGTGTCTGTCTGGATCGATTTATAGCCGTTCTCTTCCCCATCGCATTCGGACAGTTAAAGGACATCAAATACAGGATCGGCCTGTCCATTGTGGTTCTTCTGCTCACGTTTGCTTATGCTTCAGCCAAAACCGTTGGTGGCCTGCCCAACTTTGAAAAGGTTTTCACTGGTGAGGTCTTGTTTGCTTTCACCTGGATGGTGGTGTGTAACATGGCCATCCTCTGGGCCCTGAAACGCTCACGAGGCTCTGGTAAAGATGAGATGCATCCTATGAAAAGAAAGGCGTTTAAGATGGTGCTGTCTATCTTGATCATCATCGTGAGCAACTATCTTCCTCCGGTTGCTCTGTTCCCCTTTGAAGACCATTACCCACCTAAGATTTTCACTTGCTATGTGCAGCCAGTGGGCTTTGCCTTTTTAAACATCAGCAGCACTATCCAGCCTTTAACTTATTTGTCCCGCCTGGAGAAAGTACCATTCTTGCCTGAATCTTGTGTGAAGAAGTTAAGCTGCAAGAAACAAGACAAGCCAAAGGAATGA